In Dyadobacter sp. NIV53, a single window of DNA contains:
- a CDS encoding amidohydrolase family protein has translation MLKQISTLVAVLAMSVICKAQETFPRNGAYDERAGRYAFTNANIVVDSKTTISNGTLLIENGIIKEVNKSVKIPSGTTIVDLKGKYIYPSLIDLDSDYGMPEVKIERRAGGRQTPQLESNKKGAFGWNQAIQPETDAGQLFIPDVKKAVDLRKIGFGTVLAHAHDGIVRGSGAVLTLTDESANKALLNGKASAHFSFSKGTSAQTYPSSVMGVVALLRQNYYDADWYAKSGKNLEMNLSLEVFNQLKTLPSFFETNDKYSLIRADKIGDEFGIQYIIKGGGDEYQRLNEIKATKATLILPLVFPEAYDVADPWDADLISMAQLKHWELAPKNTAEVAKAAIPFTLTTAGLKNKADFWKNIRTAIEYGLPKEKALEALTTLPASLIKAENQVGSLKAGLLANFLITSEDLFSKDNVIYENWIQGKKFIIAPLNAPDLRGTYSLRLNNQPTGKLQISGSPEKPEYKVILQDTIKITPKAILTNELLTLTYQPDKKKQEIIRLTGWFDNGGLAGEGVMPNGSVFSWTATVSEPFKAVAVKDSSTTAPKETGKVVYPFVGFGNEELPKPETILIKNATVWTNEKDGILQNTDVLVQNGKIAKLGKLLTVPTGARTIDGTGKHLTSGIIDEHSHIALFTINEGGQTSSAEVRMSDVINPDDINIYRQLAGGVTTSHLLHGSANAIGGQSALIKLKWGASQSEMLIPEVKTIKFALGENVKQSNWGDVARVRFPQTRMGVEQVYYDHFIRAREYAQSWKTYNSNVKKASINAPRRDLELDALAEILANERSITCHSYVQSEINMLMSVADSLKFRINTFTHILEGYKLADKMAKRGIGGSTFADWWAYKMEVKEAIPYNAALMFHEGVTVAINSDDAEMARRLNQEAAKTVAYGGVPEEDAWKMVTLNPAKLLHVDDKLGSVKPGKDAELVLWNANPLSVYARPEFTMIEGTVYFDRKKDEDKQKSMIIEREKLIQKMLSDKAEGKPTQKPQTTQPKMWHCEDIVGIHTEHEAGN, from the coding sequence ATGCTTAAACAAATATCAACGTTAGTAGCTGTACTTGCAATGAGTGTAATATGCAAGGCACAGGAGACTTTCCCCAGAAACGGCGCCTATGACGAAAGGGCCGGACGTTATGCATTTACCAACGCCAACATTGTTGTTGATTCGAAGACAACTATTTCAAATGGGACTTTGCTTATTGAGAATGGAATCATTAAGGAAGTAAATAAGTCAGTAAAAATTCCTTCCGGAACGACAATTGTAGATCTGAAAGGAAAATATATATATCCTTCGCTCATTGATCTGGATTCTGATTACGGAATGCCGGAAGTGAAAATTGAAAGACGGGCTGGAGGACGACAAACACCGCAATTGGAATCCAATAAAAAAGGTGCCTTTGGATGGAACCAGGCAATTCAGCCCGAAACAGATGCGGGTCAGCTTTTTATTCCTGATGTAAAAAAGGCAGTGGATCTGCGCAAAATAGGATTTGGAACCGTACTCGCTCACGCACACGATGGGATTGTAAGAGGAAGCGGAGCTGTTCTGACACTTACTGACGAATCTGCAAATAAGGCTTTACTGAATGGAAAAGCCTCTGCACATTTCTCATTTAGCAAAGGAACTTCCGCCCAAACCTACCCTTCATCTGTGATGGGAGTTGTTGCCTTGTTGCGCCAGAATTATTATGATGCTGACTGGTATGCTAAAAGTGGTAAAAATCTGGAAATGAACTTGTCACTGGAAGTATTTAACCAGCTTAAAACATTGCCTTCTTTTTTTGAAACCAATGATAAATACAGTTTGATACGAGCGGATAAAATCGGAGACGAATTTGGTATTCAGTACATTATCAAAGGTGGTGGAGATGAATATCAGCGTTTAAACGAAATAAAAGCTACCAAAGCGACTTTGATTCTTCCTCTTGTTTTTCCGGAAGCTTATGATGTGGCTGATCCATGGGATGCTGATCTGATCAGTATGGCGCAATTGAAACATTGGGAACTGGCTCCAAAAAATACAGCTGAAGTTGCAAAAGCAGCAATTCCATTTACACTGACAACGGCCGGGTTAAAAAATAAAGCGGACTTCTGGAAAAATATCAGAACAGCTATAGAATATGGATTGCCAAAAGAAAAAGCATTGGAAGCACTGACAACGTTGCCTGCCAGTCTGATTAAAGCTGAAAACCAGGTGGGAAGTTTGAAGGCAGGTTTACTGGCTAACTTTTTGATTACTTCTGAGGATCTGTTCAGTAAGGATAATGTTATTTATGAAAACTGGATTCAGGGTAAAAAATTTATAATAGCACCATTGAATGCACCTGACCTTCGTGGTACTTATTCTTTACGACTCAATAACCAACCAACAGGAAAACTGCAAATTAGCGGTTCACCGGAAAAGCCTGAGTATAAAGTGATTTTGCAGGATACAATAAAAATCACTCCGAAAGCTATACTGACCAATGAGTTGCTAACCTTGACTTATCAACCAGACAAGAAAAAACAGGAGATTATTCGTCTTACTGGCTGGTTTGATAATGGTGGATTAGCAGGTGAAGGAGTGATGCCAAACGGATCTGTATTTTCATGGACTGCCACAGTTTCGGAGCCGTTCAAAGCAGTTGCAGTTAAGGATTCGAGCACCACTGCACCAAAGGAAACGGGTAAAGTCGTATATCCTTTTGTCGGTTTTGGAAATGAAGAGTTACCTAAGCCCGAAACCATTTTGATTAAAAATGCCACCGTCTGGACAAATGAAAAGGATGGTATTTTACAGAATACGGATGTACTGGTACAAAACGGGAAAATCGCAAAACTTGGAAAATTGCTGACAGTACCTACAGGAGCCCGAACTATTGACGGAACAGGTAAACATCTTACGAGCGGTATTATTGATGAGCATTCACATATTGCGTTGTTTACCATCAACGAAGGAGGGCAAACGAGTTCTGCCGAAGTAAGAATGAGCGATGTGATCAATCCGGATGATATTAATATTTACCGTCAGTTGGCAGGCGGTGTAACGACTTCCCATTTATTACACGGTTCTGCTAATGCAATCGGAGGGCAAAGTGCTCTGATCAAGCTGAAATGGGGAGCCAGCCAGTCTGAAATGTTGATACCAGAAGTAAAAACCATCAAGTTTGCCCTTGGAGAAAACGTAAAACAATCCAATTGGGGAGATGTGGCAAGAGTCCGTTTTCCACAAACCAGAATGGGGGTGGAGCAGGTTTATTATGATCATTTTATCAGAGCCAGGGAATACGCGCAAAGCTGGAAAACTTACAACTCCAACGTTAAGAAAGCATCGATAAATGCACCAAGAAGAGATCTTGAGCTGGATGCTCTGGCAGAAATCCTCGCGAATGAAAGATCTATAACCTGTCATTCCTATGTGCAGTCGGAGATCAATATGCTGATGTCCGTTGCGGATTCACTGAAATTCAGGATTAATACTTTTACACATATTCTGGAAGGGTATAAACTTGCTGATAAAATGGCTAAAAGAGGAATTGGCGGTTCGACTTTTGCGGACTGGTGGGCATATAAAATGGAGGTAAAAGAAGCTATTCCTTACAATGCAGCACTGATGTTCCATGAAGGAGTTACGGTAGCAATCAATTCGGATGATGCTGAAATGGCTCGCAGGCTAAATCAGGAAGCTGCCAAAACAGTAGCGTATGGTGGTGTTCCGGAGGAAGATGCATGGAAAATGGTAACCCTTAATCCAGCCAAATTGCTTCATGTAGATGACAAATTGGGAAGTGTAAAACCGGGTAAAGATGCTGAGCTGGTATTATGGAATGCCAATCCTCTTTCTGTTTATGCGCGTCCTGAGTTTACGATGATAGAAGGAACTGTGTATTTTGACCGCAAAAAAGATGAGGATAAGCAAAAATCCATGATCATTGAACGCGAAAAATTAATTCAGAAAATGCTGAGTGACAAAGCAGAAGGTAAACCAACACAAAAACCTCAGACTACACAACCGAAAATGTGGCATTGTGAGGATATTGTAGGAATACATACTGAACACGAAGCGGGAAATTAA